The stretch of DNA TAAACAGAGCACCGACTCTTCATAGACTTGGTATTCAAGCATTTGAACCGGTTTTAGTTGAAGGAAAAGCAATAAAATTACATCCGTTAGTTTGTACTGCATATAATGCCGACTTTGACGGTGACCAAATGGCTGTGCATTTACCTTTATCAACTGAAGCCCAAGCAGAAGCAAGACTTTTGATGCTTTCTACAAATAATATTTTAGCACCAAAAGATGGTAAGCCTATCACAACTCCTACACAAGATATGGTATTAGGTTCATATTACTTAACAAGTGGAACTGTTGAAGAACAAGCTGTTCGTTCATTTATGGATTATGATGAAATGTTTAAGGCTTATTCTACAAATAATGTTAAAATTCATGATACTGTTAATATCTTGTATAGAGATGAAGAAACAGGAGAAAGTCAAATCGTAAAATCAACTGTTGGTAGATTTATATTTAATGAACATATTCCACAAGATTTAGGATTTGTTGATAGAAGTAAAGATAAATTCTCATTAGAAATAGATAGACTTGTAGATAAAAAAATGCTTGGTAAGATTGTAGATAAATGTTTTAGAAAACATGGAAATATTAAAACTGCTGAAGTATTAGACTATATTAAATCTACAGGATATAAATATTCAACTGTTGGAGCTATTTCAATTTCAATGAATGACGTAATAGTTCCAGAAGAAAAATGGGAAATTCTTAAAGAAGCAGAAAAGAAAATTGCTGTTTATGAAGAATTATTTAGAGACGGTTTAGTTTCCGAACAAGAAAGATATGAATATGTAATCTCTGTTTGGACTAAAGCTACTGAAGATATTACAAAGATTCTTGTTGAAAAGCAAGATCCTACAAATAGTATTTCAATCATGGCTGACTCAGGAGCCAGAGGTAATATTAACCAAATTAGACAGTTAGCGGGAATGCGTGGACTTATGAGTTCTGCTACTGGTAGAATCGTAGAAATTCCTATCAAAGCAAACTTTAGAGAAGGTCTTTCTGTACAAGAGTTCTTTATTTCAACTCATGGTTCAAGAAAAGGACTTTCAGATACTGCACTTAGAACAGCTGACTCTGGATATTTAACAAGAAGACTTGTAGATGTTTCTCAAGATGTTATTGTTAGAGAAGATGACTGTTGTACAGATGAATATGTATTGGCTAGAGACTTTAAAGATGGAAATGCCATAGTTGAAAAACTTGCGGATAGAATTGTAGGTAGACATTCATTTGAAGATGTATTAAATCCTACTACAGGAGAGATATTAATTCATAAAAATGAAATGATTACCGAAAGTCTAGCTGAAAAAGTTGAAAAACTTGGAATTACAGAAATAAAAGTACGTTCTGTTCTAGGCTGTAAATCTAAACATGGTGTTTGTGCAAAATGTTATGGACGTAATCTTGCAACAGGGAATCCAGTTAACATTGGAGAAGCTGTAGGAATTATAGCTGCTCAATCTATCGGGGAACCTGGTACTCAGCTTACGATGAGAACATTCCACTCCGGTGGAGTTGCCGGTGTTGGAATCACTCAAGGTCTTCCTCGTGTTGAAGAACTTTTTGAAGCAAGAAAACCAAAAGGACTTGCTTATATAACTGAAATAGACGGTACTGTAAAATTAGTTGATAATAAGAAGAGATATGATATAGTTGTAACTGCCGATGATGGTGATGAAAGAATTTATGCTATACCTTATGGAGCCAGAATTAAAGTTAAAGATGGAGAAAAAATTAAAGCGGGCGATATGCTTACTGAAGGTTCTATAAATCCACATGACATTTTAGCTATTAAAGGTCCAACAGGTGTTCAAGAATACATCACTAAAGAAGTTCAAAAAGTTTATCGTAATCAAGGAGTAGATATCGATGATAGACATATCGAAATCATTATAAAACAAATGCTTTCTAAAGTTAAAATTGATACTTCAGGAGATACTAATTTCCTAGAGGGAAGTCTGGTTCCGTTTAGAGAAGTAGAAGCTGTTAATAGACAAATGTTGGATGAAGATAAGATTCCTGCAACTTTTGATAATGTATTATTGGGAATCACAAAGGCGTCTCTTGCTACTGAAAGTTTCTTATCAGCGGCATCATTCCAAGAAACAACCAG from Parvimonas micra encodes:
- the rpoC gene encoding DNA-directed RNA polymerase subunit beta'; amino-acid sequence: MLELNNFDAMKIGLASPDKIRSWSRGEVKKPETINYRTLKPEKDGLFCEKIFGPVKDWECNCGKYKRIKYKGNVCEKCGVEITKSKVRRERMGHIELVAPVSHIWYFKGIPSRMGLILDMSPRALEKILYFANYVVLDAKDTDLYVKQLLTEGEYGEACEKFGAENFRVGMGAEAIKELLENIDLDELSDELKKGLVDATGQKKIRLSRRLEVCEAFRKSGNRPEWMIIDVVPVIPPDLRPMVQLEGGRFATSDLNDLYRRVINRNNRLKKLIEIHAPEIIMRNEKRMLQEAVDTLIDNGRHGKAVTGAGNRELKSLSDMLKGKTGRFRQNLLGKRVDYSGRSVIVVGPDLKFHQCGLPKKMALELFKPFIMKQLVEDGIVHNIKSAKKYVERLNSNVWDILDKVIKDHPVLLNRAPTLHRLGIQAFEPVLVEGKAIKLHPLVCTAYNADFDGDQMAVHLPLSTEAQAEARLLMLSTNNILAPKDGKPITTPTQDMVLGSYYLTSGTVEEQAVRSFMDYDEMFKAYSTNNVKIHDTVNILYRDEETGESQIVKSTVGRFIFNEHIPQDLGFVDRSKDKFSLEIDRLVDKKMLGKIVDKCFRKHGNIKTAEVLDYIKSTGYKYSTVGAISISMNDVIVPEEKWEILKEAEKKIAVYEELFRDGLVSEQERYEYVISVWTKATEDITKILVEKQDPTNSISIMADSGARGNINQIRQLAGMRGLMSSATGRIVEIPIKANFREGLSVQEFFISTHGSRKGLSDTALRTADSGYLTRRLVDVSQDVIVREDDCCTDEYVLARDFKDGNAIVEKLADRIVGRHSFEDVLNPTTGEILIHKNEMITESLAEKVEKLGITEIKVRSVLGCKSKHGVCAKCYGRNLATGNPVNIGEAVGIIAAQSIGEPGTQLTMRTFHSGGVAGVGITQGLPRVEELFEARKPKGLAYITEIDGTVKLVDNKKRYDIVVTADDGDERIYAIPYGARIKVKDGEKIKAGDMLTEGSINPHDILAIKGPTGVQEYITKEVQKVYRNQGVDIDDRHIEIIIKQMLSKVKIDTSGDTNFLEGSLVPFREVEAVNRQMLDEDKIPATFDNVLLGITKASLATESFLSAASFQETTRVLTDASIKGKVDGLIGLKENVILGKLIPAGTGMKVYKSIEIDYETMEEEERLAREETVEHNESEETKEYDESNEVEEKESETETEEVEKVEE